The Rhododendron vialii isolate Sample 1 chromosome 1a, ASM3025357v1 region GGAGGTGGAAGGCTGGAGTGATACTGAACCTCCACCTCCGGTGACCTAAGGACGGAGGAAGTctggaaaagataaaaagctTGTTTTCCAACCTCTAACCCATGTTCGGAAACAattcaaaaatttagaaaactgTTACCATTCTctcaaaggaaacaaaaacttCACCAAACACGATCATTTTGGTTTCCAAACGCAGTGTATGAAAGTACTGTGCATGACTTTATTTCACAAAACAGAAACCACAACCACCAACCTGCACCCTTCTTGCGGACACGAATATTTCCTCGGCAACTTCAGGTCCCCACCGTCGCCGCCCCCGATTCCAGCCCCGCCATGCTTCAACGGATTGATCAAAGCAGCGCTGGACTTGTACTCGTCCCCGTGAGCCCTCATGTGCATTCTCAAATTCGCATCCCTCTTGAAACCTTTCCCACAAACTTGGCAGTAGTGGGTGTACTTCGCCAGCAAATCCGCCGCATCCAGTTCTATTATATCGTAGTTCTTGCCCGACACCCCTTCTTCGCAATTCCCCCCTTCGTTATTCTCATCGTCATTTTCGTTGCAGTTGCCTCCAGTGTTGTTGTTATAATTATCAGCGTACCAGTTTTCGAGATTTTCGCTCGAATAGAAGCTCTGGGTTTGGTTTTGGACTTGGGTTTCCCTTTTCGCTTCCCCGCCGCTGTTTTGCTTCGCCACGGCAGCACCACCTCCGGAAGGGGCGGCGAGACTCGAGCCGAGGGACATCTGTTGGCAAGCGAACATCATGGATGACGCCGTGATGATGATTTCTTGGATTAAAGTGCCCATGCCG contains the following coding sequences:
- the LOC131323904 gene encoding protein SENSITIVE TO PROTON RHIZOTOXICITY 2-like, with protein sequence MIPGATSYFVTEDAVSSSLDPTLPSDSHSNSLLYSFSLLKERVHQVQALVTILISPHHHTPPTSAANADSTAGAIAGMGTLIQEIIITASSMMFACQQMSLGSSLAAPSGGGAAVAKQNSGGEAKRETQVQNQTQSFYSSENLENWYADNYNNNTGGNCNENDDENNEGGNCEEGVSGKNYDIIELDAADLLAKYTHYCQVCGKGFKRDANLRMHMRAHGDEYKSSAALINPLKHGGAGIGGGDGGDLKLPRKYSCPQEGCRWNKKHAKFQPLKSMICVKNHYKRSHCPKMYVCKRCNRKNFSVLSDLRTHEKHCGDLRWQCSCGTTFSRKDKLMGHVALFVGHTPAIKSLMKMGKVVAECDQVEIVRVDKR